From one uncultured Methanoregula sp. genomic stretch:
- a CDS encoding cupin domain-containing protein, which yields MKITDIAKVVSGPNPHHVDARKIYDTPYAMAVVITLKPGEALKKHITPVDVFFYVLEGTGIVEIGDERQTIGKDTLVESPARIPHTWSNESSSVFRVLVVKVPKPTEETKLL from the coding sequence ATGAAAATTACTGATATTGCAAAGGTGGTCTCCGGCCCCAACCCGCACCATGTGGATGCACGGAAGATCTATGACACACCGTATGCTATGGCAGTTGTCATCACGCTCAAACCCGGCGAGGCGCTGAAAAAACATATCACGCCGGTCGATGTCTTCTTTTATGTGCTCGAAGGAACGGGTATTGTGGAGATAGGAGACGAGAGGCAGACTATAGGAAAGGACACGCTGGTAGAAAGCCCGGCAAGAATCCCGCACACGTGGTCCAATGAATCCTCGTCCGTGTTCCGCGTGCTCGTAGTGAAAGTGCCAAAACCCACCGAAGAGACCAAACTGCTATGA